The Onychomys torridus chromosome 23, mOncTor1.1, whole genome shotgun sequence genome segment TGTGCCTTCTGAGATGGGGGCCTTCAGGGCACGATAGGCTCCTCCTGTTCTCCTGCAGACGCCTAAGCACCCACAGGGAGAGATGGGGGCCTGCTGCAGTCATCACCAACAGGCCTGTGAggcagatcctcctgccttcagattACAGGAGCCCCAGCCAAACCTTGCCTTCAACTTCACAAACTGTGCATGTGGCTTATGCTTGTAATCCCGGCACCTAGGAAgccgaagcaggaggattgctttgagttccaggccagctaggctaCAGTGTGAGAATCTGTCTTAAAAGAGCTCagctggtgaagtgcttgcctggcaagcctCAGGACCTAAGTTCattccctagaacccatgtagaaAAAAAAGCTGGATGTAGTGGTGTGAGctggtaatcccagtgctggggagcagagacaggtggacttACTGCCCAGCTGGACTAGCTCTCTTGTCAAGCTCTAGGCTAATAGAAGACAGCCTGCCCCAACCCCCCACTTCAAGTAGACTCAAGGTTGTCCCTTAGTCTCCACAATGTATGCAAACATCAAAAATCCCTCCCAAGAGAGCCTGAGCCAGAACCAACCAGCTAATCTGCTCTCGAGTTCCTGACCCAAGAAgacagcaaaacaaagaaaggcccCTTTGAGCGAAGATGATTCCCACACAGGGAAGAGTAAGTGTGAAGGTCCCAGGGCAGATGCCTGTCTGCTGGACCCAGAACTTCCAAGAGAGGGCAGGGGAATGGGAAGTGAGATAGCAGGAGGTGGGTCTGTGTGACTGTGAAGCCATTTATTCTGACTAAGAATGGGGCATAGCTAGAAGAGGCATCATGACCCAGGCAactcttattaaagaaaatatgtaattggaggcttgcttatagtttcagaggttagtccattagcataaggcaggaagcatggtggcaggcagacatgatgctggagaaggagctgagagctacatctgaAGGCTAAGAGAGAGATGGGGActtggcctggcatgggctttttgaaacctcaaagcccatcctcagtaacgtacttcctccaacatggccacagctactccaacaaggttacacttcctaatccttctcaaatggtACCACTCCTTAatggctaagcattcaaatacatgagctataaggagtgtgtgtgtggggggggttctcattcacaccactcCAGAGACAAAAAATGATCTGACTCTGGAGTACAAGGGGGAGCACAATGTGAGGTTAGCCTGCCTTTGGGTGGGGAtatggtggaggtggtgagaAGTGGCTTCTGTCTACCTTTGAAAGTTGAATGGTGTGATCTGCTAGTGACCAGACAGAGTAGGAGTGGCAGGTTGGACGGCTCCACAGTTAGCAGTCTGGAAAGGTGGGCCTCCATCCAGTGAGCTGGGAAGGGCAGGGATACAGCTAGTGTTCCCTAGCTGTAGTCAGTGGTGAGGGGAGATGATCAACACGGAAGCTTACACCAAGCTGAGCActgggaacctggaggccagagaagatTCCTGGTGCCCAGGAACTGGCGCTGTTAGCATCCGTAGACTGAGAGCCACGGCCTGGAGATGAAGGTGGCTGTCCCCATGCCACTGGACTGCAGTGGGGACACTCTACCTGAGAGTCAGCAGATGGCAGCAGAGGTCTGGGGAGCACATGCGGTTCTGGAATTCTAAGGACCAGGGTCCGTGGCAGGAAGAGCAGGGAGGGCAGAGAGATGTTTGTATTGCTAAACAGACTTCAGAATGGTAGGAAGGGAAGCCACTCCCCTCAGGAGATGTCCAGGCTAGCCATTCAAACCTTTGGAAGCACTCACTCATAAGGGTCCTaaaacctttcttccctccctccctccctccctccttcctttgttcctctctctctctctctctctctctctctctctctctctctctctctctctctctctctctctgtgtgtgtgtgtgtgtggtgtgtgtgtgtgtgtgtgtgtgtgtgaagggatcTCCCTGTGTAGCAGATTAGACTCAGGGACTCAGGGTTGCaatcatcctgtctcagcctcccaagtgctggccacAGATGCATTCTATATCACAtctgattctttttttcaaagcagTTCCCCATTCAGATGAGTGATATTTACAGATGAACCAGGAAGACGGTCCAGGGGTCCTCTCTAGTGAAcctctgttgtttgtttcttaagacaAGCTCTTGCTATGGGTAAGCCAGCTTTGGCTTTCCATCGTCccgcctcagtttcccaagtgctgggatgagaggtgtgccaccatgcttactTAGCCCCAGCTGCACCCTTGGGGCTATGTGAGAAGGAAGGCCTGCAAACTCACTGTCACATCGATGGCCGCAGGCAGACCCCCAGTCTGGACCCAAGGATGAACTTCCCGCAGCTCTCGCCTCTGGTCCTCTGTGAACCGGGGCTGGGATCTCTGCAGCACCTTCAGCTTCTCCCGGTCCTCTTTCAAGACCGACTGGAGGTCCCTTCATGAAGAATTGGGTGTAGGTGAGTGCCACAGGCTGAAGGGACAGTACACTCATTTTCTGTCAGCGTTTTCAGTATCAATAAGGTAGCGGTAGAGGATTATCGTTGAGaggcattattttgttttaaggtaACTTGATCTGTCTAGGAAGTATTCTCTAGTTGTTCTCTTAATGATAACCAAGGTCACAATTTCAGTTTTTCTTGAAACTAGCTGTGGGAGCCTGGCCCCTTCAGGTGCAGTCTGGAGCCCTGGGCTGGGCTCTCACTGTGTGGTCAGCCTAGGAGACTTAACCATGCATATTCTGGGACCTCAGTCTCCTTCCTGGGCCAGCGCTGGCCTGGACCACAGCTGCCTCCAACCTGAGGCCTGAGGATCCCCACCAGTCCCTCTGTTTTAATGACCGGGGCCTGCTGCCTTTAGGAACCCCAGGGGTTCCCCTGCCTTTCTGTTAGTCCCATGTCTGGGGCTGCTCTGCAAAGGCGGTAACCTCATTAGGGAAGCCTGACCTGCTCTCAGAACCTGCGCAGACCCAGAATTACCACAGACATGGGCTGATCACCTACCCGGACCCTTGGTTTCTCCGACTTAGACAGACACATCCCATTTACCCGAAGGTGGGTGAGGTAACAGAGCTGCAACCTGCGCCAGTGTGTGGCCAAAGCCTCCTTTCTCtctactgctgctgctgaggctAGACAGTGTTCCACGGGacatcctgcctgcctgcctggatgACCCTGGTGCTGGAAATTCCCACCCAGCCCTCCAGGCTTCCCAGGAGGTGTCTGGACAGTTACCGGGAGGGCAGCTGGTAAGTCATCATGATGCTGTCATCTGTGTTGGCCATCAGCAGCCAAATGGGGTCCTGCAGGACGTACTTAATGAACTGCTCACTTTCCTCGGTGTCTGTGATCATTTTTGCTTTGTGATTATTCTCTGAAGAGTCAATGCTGCCAAAGTACTTGCTGGTGTGACTTGTATCACTACCGCCTTCAGAGACATGAAATGCACATCGTTAGAACCTCGGCATAAGAAAGCAGCTCTTGCAAAATGTGCCTACGTGAAGCATGGCACCTCTGGAGAGCAGGGTTCCTTGGGTAAAGACAACCTGTGCTGGCCCACCTTCCCCTTGGCTTTCTAATCTTAATGATCAAGTGATTCGAACACAGGATACCTGCCAGCACCATGGAGGTGATTCTCACCTAGGGCAAAGCTCTCACCTGGGGCAAAGCTGAGCTCAGGCAGGGCTTTGTCTTGGAGCCCTCACCTTTGCCCCAAGTTCTCACTGTTTGTGGACTTGAAACAGATCTATCTTTAGACTCATAGAAGTGTCCTAAGAGGGGAGCTGTTGCCCCTGGGCAAAGAAGCCTGTAAGCAGGTTAGGGAATGTTCACTTTAGGGCAGAAAGGATGTCAGGATTTTGAGGGTGGCCATGTGCAGGTTTACGCTGGAGGCTTGAGGGCACATGTGGATGATCCCTGCCAGTAGAAGTTGGATGGTTAGTTGAACCAATGCCCAGGGAACCCACTGACTGGCCCAACAAGAGCTGGCATGGATATAATGTCTTCATTGACACAGAAATTGGAAGCTAACAGATAGAACCCTGAATTCTGATCGCTAGGACATGCTGTGCTAAGTAGGGCAGGCAGAGCTGCATCCATGCAGAATGGCCAGGGATAGAACGTTCTGTGAGAATCTTCTAGATACAACCCAAATCCAACCTGGATAACACACACCTGTGCTCTCAGCACAGACATACCTGCCCCACTTCGGGATGCGTCACAGCCTAGTGAGCTGGAGCCCAGAGAATCTGAGGTGGCCGAGGCCCCGCTCCTAGACAGTGCTGAGCCGGTGGCCGAGCAGAGGTCCTCACCCAGCAGGAGGTTGAGTAGGTCACTGGATGTGGAGATGGCGTCACTGTTGTGGGTGTCGGAGGGCTCATTGCACTTTAGGGACAGGAAAAAGACACCAATGATCATAGGGGCTTAGGGACAACATGGCACACAACATACGATATGGTGGGATGGAGGCAAGAGAGTGCGCTGGGTGGCTTTTGTGCAAAGATCAGTCATGGGGCACAAGCCTCTCCTTTACCTATCAGGTGAGCAGATTTTGTAGTTATGGGACTGTGGGGAGAGGGTCGCTGACACTCTATGAATACCACCTAATATAATGTGCCTTTGAGAGAGTCACAGCAGACAGCAGGGCTTGGACTCAGTGCAAATATGCCACAAtgctcctcagcctcctgggtagcCAGCCACCCCATGATGGAGGCTCCGAGCCCCAGTGGGGCTGCCTGGCTTAGGAAACATCTTGGGTCCTAGTGTCCTAAGAGGGCAGAGAGCTCTGAGAGAACCACTGCCCACTCACATGGCCCCACCTTCTGAACAGCAGCATCAACGCCTTGCAAAGGCAGcagcaccccccaccctcccagccGCACCCCAAAGCTCCTACCACATGGTGCATGGGGCTGACTCAGCCTGCTGCTACTGCAAAGCTAGCTCTTTTGGAAACCACACTGGAAAAGAGCCCTTACCACACCAGGGGACACTGGGTTCTGAGCCAAGAgcagacacccccccacacacacatctttatgaGCCTCCAGGGGCCTGCACTCTACCAGGCAGGCTCCTGGCCATGCAGGCAGGAGCCTGTACCTTTTCCCCATGCTGGGCTTCATCAAACTTTGACGCCTAGCCAAACAAgggcatatctttaatcccagtactcagagcagaagcagacagatgtctgagtttgaggacaacctggtctacatagcaagttccaggccagccagggatagagtaagactgtctcaagtaaaacaaaacaaaacaaaacaaaacaaaacaaaacaacaaaaaaacccaccctcCAAAAAACCCCAGTTTTAAGACTCATTAGAAATGTGAggtccagccgggcagtggtggcgcacacctttaatctcagcactcgggaggcagaggcaggcggatctctgtgagttcgaggccagcctggtctacaaagcgagttccaggaaaggtgcaaagctacacagagaacccctgtctcgaaaaacaaaacaaaacaaaacaaaacaaaaatgtgaggtCCAAAAATGCTCCCCAAAGTCACACACTATTCCTGGTCCCCTCATCTGCATTATCTGTCATCCTCATGTGCTCGCTATGGAGCTCCAAATGACATTTCATGGTAGGACTTAATAACCATGAATCACACGttccagaaaagcagaaaggacaCTGTAGCCTGAACCCAGGCCTTGAGGCTGGCAGGAAGCACTCAGTCTAGAACCCCTCTGACATGAGGGTGTGCAGTGACCACCATGTGGTACAGCCTACTGCCTGACAGGAAGGAGGCCCCTCACAGAGTCCTTACTGTTGGAGGTGTCTTTGGCTGCCGATCCCGAGAAGTGCCAGCTGTGCAGTCCAGACCAGAAGCAGCTGTCCCTGGGGTCCCCAAGGTCCCTGTGGCTCCAATGCTGCTCTCGGGGGCCTCCTCTAGCTGAAGCAGGTTAAGCTGTAGGGGACTGCTGCCTCGGGACTGGAAGAGCGGTGGGGAGGCCCTGCCTGAGGCCACTGTGCCTGCTGGAGGGGTGACTGGACAGGTGCATGGCTGTCTGAGCATCGAGGTCCGACTGGGGAACTCAGCCTGGGAGGCAGGAGCTATTTCAGAGGCAAGTGTGGGGTGGGCTGGAAAGTGAGGCTGGCTGGGGAAGAAGGCCTGAGGCAGGTTTGGGGTTGCCGGTGGGAAGGGGTAGCTGGGTAGCATGAAGGCCATGACTGGAGCCAAGGGGGCAGCAAACGGCAGGGGCTGCACTGTGAAGTCAGGGTGGGTGCCCATGGGCACAACAGGCATGGGGAAGCCAGGGTGGGCAGCTGCGGGCGGTGCCACCAAAGTCCCTGGCGTGGGCACTATTCCAGGTGCCTGGAACACAGGCAGAGGGTAAGCTGGCACTGAGGTGGGGAAGGGTGCAGAGGGGCAGCTGGACTGGGATGTGTCAGAGGGTGACCAGGCTGTGGCGTTCAGGCCCACGAGGGGAGGACGGTGGGACACAGGTCCTCCAGACCCTGTGCTCTCAGAAGAATCCTGAGTCTTGACGCGcttggacttcagttttctgTTCTTTCCAGTCTTTTTCCAAGAGGACTCGACTCCAGAAGTATTTCTTAGTCCTGGGGCAGCTAAAATGTGGAACAACAGCAGGGTAAAAATTGGAAAGTGCCTGCCAGAGAGTGTCAGCCCACAGAGAGTAGAATGCCAGACACCTGATGGCACCTTTCAACTCCACAGCCCGGGAAACCACACTCGGCTTCTCTCGATCCATAGCCAGTGAGAGGGACTGAAGTAAAATGAGTGGTTTTCCATAAATCCAAGTTCCGTTGACTTGAAGGTGCATCCTTACTGACAAGGCCATATTCCCCTCTTTCTCCTCAAAGTCCAATGTCTTCTCTTGTGTAAGTACCTTCAAGGCCCTTTGtccatggagaaatcaagttgagaTGGACCAGGAAGTTTCCTCCTCACTGCCTAGTTTCATAATACTAGAAGGTGCTATGTAGTCTGTTGTGGGAAAAAGTTCCCAGCAGTCTAACCTAGCTGGGAACTACAATAATCAGTTCGGCAAGAAATGCCCTGGGGTGTAATtctggcatgaatgttatggggaCAACCAACATCACTTTCTGATTTGATTAAGGTCCCCTCCACAGGAGGGAAGGCATGCCTGATACTGCAGATCTGGCCAAGAACCCAGGTTGGTGAGATTGTAGGTCCCAGGAGTAAACCTGCTAttaatgctatatatatatatatatatatatatatatatatatatatatatatatatatatatagcagcAAACTGCCCTCCAAGTTCACATCTCTGTATCCAGAGATTAGTGAAGCTCGCAGATCTCGGCAGAAGTTCTTTGTCCAGGGCTTGGCAGCTAACACAGAAACTCACTACTGAGTGTGGCAGCCACAAATGGGGCATAAACCTCACGCCAGGCTCAGGAAACAACATCACAGAGGGGATGGGAAgcctgtgagagccagaggttggGCAGGACTGGACCAAAATAGGTCTTCCAGATATGACAGGACCACTCTACTCACAAACTTACAGCAGCTGTGCCTGCCTGCACACGATCAAACCAGTCAACATTCTATCAAGGAGGCAGACAGGGTTCATGGGCctccctaactgaggagctatggacagcTGATTgctttgggggagggagagcaTGTTTTCTTTAAGGCTGTGGCCCACAGTAGGCCACACAGACGGCCCCACACCCAGGAGTACATGGGTAGTACAAATTGGACTCGAGGAGAGAATACAAAGCGGGAgtgaatataaacaaaatatattttatggaatTCTCAAAACATTAGTAATCAAAACAAAAGATTCTTTGtccaaaacaaaattgaaaaacaaaaacctgccatTCTCTGCTAGTCCCTGATACTCAGGAAAAAATACGTATTGGTGTAGGGACCCTAAATGGCAGAATGGCCAGCCTCACTTAACCTACCACTACTATTCCCTACAGAGACGCTGCATGTTCCACCGGCCACAAGAGAGCTTGGGGGCAGCTGCAGCCTGGGTCTACAGCACCCCTGAAAGTTCATGCCGAAGGCTCAGCTGCCGgccctgggggagggaggaagggaaggagatggaAGCTTTAGAAGGTGGGGCCTACTTGGGAGGAAGCTAGGCTGCTGGGCACGCCCTAAGGTACTGGACCCActtcctggcctctgtgaggCGGGCAGCTCTCCAGTCACTGTCTCCTGCCACGGAGTGCTACTCGGCACCAATGGGGCTGAGCAAGCGTGGTCGCAAACCGTTGGGATGGCGAGCCACGCCAACATGTCCTCCCTCTCAACTGGTCCTCCTGGAAACTGTCACGATGATGCAAAGCTGACCAACAGTCACATGTGCCCACATGCCTCCTCACCGGTGACAGATGCCACCGCCAAGGCTTTCTGTGGTGAGGATGAGGGGTGCCAGTGGCAGGGGGACCTTGCAGATTCCCAGTGCCTTCCTTGAGGGGCAGCCCAGGAACCTGTTTTCTTCCCACTTCAGCAGACTATCAGGCGTAAGGCAATAGGTATTGCAGGGGCCATCTGGGAGCTGGGGCAGGGGGTCCCATACCTTTACTGCATGTTGAGACAAACAGCCCAGTCCAAGCACACTTCCCTGTAAGGGAAGGTTTTATGATTCggtctctttttgttgttttgcctaCAGGAAATTTTTCCCTCAGAGAAGACAGTGGTGAAAAGGCTGGGATCCATGGGTGTTGGGATTGCCTGGAATGGGGGGCCGATCCATGTACTGTACAAACCACTGGGTCTAGGGGAACTGGAACTACGTATATTGGGGCTGCTCGGGCTTGGGGTGGGCGTCCTTCTTGCATTTCCATTGGTGTTCCAGTACTGTGTGTTGGAGAGAGTGAGAAGGAATCATGGGAAAGCAAGGCTGGCTAGGTTTGTTGCTCAGAAACAGAGCAGCATGCTCGCCAGAGACCCTGGCTCCATCTCTACCTTCaaaagaaagccagaaagacagaagaaaagctaTGCTCCTTAAAAGAGGTCATAGCTTCCCCTGTTCCCTTCAGTGTGTCTGTGGGGCTGGTCCTGGTGGTGTGTCTCTTTGGCTCACTAGCTTTGATCCTGGACCAGAGCTCCAGAGCCAAGAGAAGACCTGGTATCCCTGGCCAGTGCAGCAGCTGTTTCTGGGGGTACAAACAGGAGGTCAGGCACAGGAGCCAGGGGGGATTATGGACTGAGCCTGATCCCATCGTGAGTTTGTGGACAGGTAGCCAGACTCAAGAACCAGGTTCCTGAAACAGAAAGCCCTCAAGCAGCTAGTGGATCTTATTTCATCCCTGAACATCCCTGAACCCAGGGATTGTGGCCCTGAACTGAAGTGTAGTTCTATGCTAGTGGCTTTGGCTGAGGTTGGCTGTCCACAGGGCAGCTCCAGGCCAGGAGGGTGAGTCTATCGAAAGGGGACAGTCATCACTCCATTCCTAAGAGCTGCCAGCTTATTCTTTGCAGGCTGAACTTAACTTTTTATTCCAGAGTATGGTCAAAAGCCCCAACCCACTATTTGCTGAAGCTAGCCTAGGGCTCTGCAACTGTTTACAGTGTTGTTCCCTTGGGAACATGAGGCTGCATCCTCGAAAGTGGTCCCAGGCTGCACCGCCAGCAAATGGCAGTGGTTACTCCATATGAACACCTCCGACCTTCATACCAGCTCGGTATGAAGGCAGCACTGGATGCAGAACACCCGAGTCAGGCCGGGAGGCCCacacctgtaaccacagcaccAGAGAGGCCTGTTGTAACAGGCTAGCATGGTCCCGTCTTAATAAGAAGGAAGTGTTCAGAAAATGCACGCTCAGGTCAGGTCAGCACTCACCTCGCTCACTCGCCTGGGCTCGGGACCTCTCCTGGAGATAGTTCTGGCAGTGAGCCTGCAGTGCGCCGAGCCTGCTCACCTCCCTGAACCTCTGCAGGAAGCCCTGTTCCTCTCTTTGTGTATGCGCAGCCAGAACTTCTTTGGTGAGGCCCAGCTTCTGCAGAGGCCCCTTTTCCTGGCTGAGGCCACCAGCTGCACCATCCAGGGACTCGGGCCCGCTGGCTACATCTTCTACTGTCTCTGCAAGAAGAAGCAGGCTCTGATCAGTATGCGCTTGTCAGTGCAACCTACAGGACAGACCCCTCACACCCAGTTGAttcatgatgcccacattccccacgCCTACTTCAGCTTTCCAAGGCAGAAAGCAGCAAGCAGAGACCTGATGATCCACTAGTTCAGGCATCAGGCCTGTGAATAACAGGAAAACTGGGAGCTGTGGACTTTCACTCTGAGCCTGAAGACATTCCAAAGCTGCCCTCAGCTGTGGTACACAGGGGACAGGGCCAAAGTGCTACATCTTCCAAGGCTCAGGACCCTGCATGGTGGCCATTGTGACTATGTGGCCTATGGATCATGGCTGTTTGAGCACGTGGGGTTGAATCTCACAGGTACGTGGTTTATCATTTCcttctttgctttaaaaacaagCTTGTAATTcactccttgtgtgtgtgtgtgtgtgtgtgtgtgtgtgtgtgtgtgtatgtgcactcacaagtaaatatgtatgcatatgtacatgttcaAGTGAGGAGGCCAGAGTTCCACCTTGGGTGTCTTCCTCGATGgctttccaccttttttttttgagttcggTCTCTCATgtaacctggaacttgccaacTTAAACTGACtaaccagtgagccccaggaatccccctgtctctgcctccccaatgctagaattacaggtggccACTGTGCCTGGGTTTTATGCGGGTACaaggaactcaggtcctcatgccccAGTCAGTCTTCTTACAATGTGTTCTGGCTCTTTTCCCTACATAGGAATGGCTGCTAGCCTCACCTTTTGCTGGGGGCAGAGAAAAGGCCCCAAGCCTACTTACTAGTTAAGGAAGTGGGGCCTGCACCTTATGGACAGACGCTAGGGCCTACACCTGCCACTAGGTGGCGCCAGAGCACAGCAGGGACTTGTACTTAGCTGTACCTAGCTGGCCACATCCCACCTCTGAATTCTAAGTACCCAAGTATATTTTACTAGGCCTCTTCTGGCAAGTTTGAATAAACATAAAAGTTCAAAATGGTTGTTAGCATTCTAATTTTTTAAGTCAatttttctatgtatgtgtgttatatgcataTGGTgcgtgagagacagagagacagacagacagacagacagtgtctGTACaagcaagccagaagaggacatcaggtgttCTGCTCTATTACTTTCCACCTCATTCCTTTGAGAGACAAGGTTGCTCGTTGGACCGGGAgccaggctggtggccagcaagctctaggaACCCTCTtgttctggagttacaggcgtgCTTGACCACGGCCCactttttctgtgggtgctgggggtgtgAACCAGGTCCCACGCTTGTGCAGCTCTGACCCacagagccacctccccagcctccacaGTTCCTTTTTGAAATTCAGATTGCTGTTGATTAATAATCCCCAAGAGGCTCTGGCGTACCTAACTCCGGCTGTGGCTTCTTGTCGCCCACGTGGACGATGGTACTGCTGTAGCTGCACTGGCTGGTGAGGGACACCACGCTCTCCGCCTTGCCTGGCAACGTCAGGGAGCTCAAGTGGGCGCTGACCTCCGTGCGGCTGGTCACCTTGGAGTGCCGAGTTACCTCTTgatgagagagaaacagaagggaaCACATGCAGGATGAAAGCCCCTGTCCAGTTAAGGAGCTGGAGGTTCGAGGGACCTATGGGACCAGCGCGGgcgacacccccaccccacagatACGGTTTGTCCTCAGGAGAAAGGTGAAGAGAAAATGGTGACACAGCTTGAACCTCACACTCAGAGCCCAGGACCTCTGCGAGGGAAGCATTTAGATGCCTGTGGTCCTGCTGAGCCAAGGCCCTCTGCTCTGTGGCAATGGCTTTTCCAATAAGCAGGAGGTGGGGGTAATCTGGCATGGTCACTCTGTTCCACACATGACCTTCCACTCTCTTGTGCttcatttaataaatgggacactctatttattctttaaaatttatttttatttttattattattattagtagtagtagcagcagcagcagcagcagtaaagctgagtcagttctctctcttcccctctacatgggttctggggattgaactcaggccggCACAGCAGCTGCCTTGAtggactgagccatcttgccagccctgtttctttttctttttgtattttttgagacaaagtcttctTTTGTAGCCcggactggcctccaactcagcatCCTCTCAGTCTACCGAGTCCTGAGATCGCAAGCATGTGTCACTACATCCAGTGGGGTTCCTTTCTGACTCTGGTTATCATTCACGGTAGCCCGAGCTTTCAAATGGCCATGGGGCGTGCTAGTGTTCACAGGCCAGGGATCCTCTAGACAGCCAAGGAAGGGGCTTGCCCCACAACTGCGGAGGCTCCACCTCCACAGGAGGGAATGGAGCTCATGGCTGTCCCCTGGACACCCACGGACTTTCCAGAACCCTGTTCTCAAAGCTTAGTGCGCTGTGTCTAGACATCACCTTCACCTGTAAGAAGGGGGTTGACTTTCCATGAAAAATTAActcaggagggggaaggggacacGTGAGGGCTTATGATGACTTCTGACTCATACAGGAGATTTAAGGCGTCACAGGTTAGACAGCCCAGGTGGAAAGCATACCTGCCGAGTGCAGCCCAGGGCTGACTGTGGCCTTCCGGGACGGGATGTTGGCTGGGAACTCACACTTTCTCTTCAGGGTGGCGGCTTCACTGCAGCTCTCCAGGTACCTGTGTGAGGGTTGGAAGGCACCGTGTGGGTGGGAAGGTGTGGGTGGAGATGATGCCAACGGCAGGGAAGGTCGGAAGTGCCCTGTGTACCTGATGACACTGTCCAGACAGCTGATCTGCTGGTAGGAGCAGGGAGGTTGGTTCTTATAGGCTAGCTCCTCGGGGAAGACGGCCTTGGGGAAGCTGGTCCCGGAGCTGGCCCTTTCTACGGCAGTGGCGGCTTTCACCTGAACTGGAGGGCTGCTCTGCATTTctgaaacaacacaaaacaaaaaaaccccaaaattttctatttaatatctTCTATCTGCCAAAAGAAACCACTCCATATTTATAAAGCCTTTTCTTCTGCTCAAAGGCAGGGTAAAGGATTCATAATGTAGCAATATAGGACCCCAGTGACAGTCCGCATCCAGAAGCCC includes the following:
- the Per2 gene encoding period circadian protein homolog 2 produces the protein MNGYVDFSHSPTSPTKEPGEPQPSQAALQEDVDMSSGSSGNETNENCSTGRDSQGSDCDDNGKELRMLVEPSNSHPSPDAFRLMMTEPEHNPSTSGCSSEQSAKADAHKELIRTLRELKVHLPADKKAKGKASTLATLKYALRSVKQVKANEEYYQLLMSSESQPCSFDVPSYTMEQVEGVTSEYIVKNADMFAVAVSLVSGKILYISNQVASIFHCKKDAFSDAKFVEFLAPHDVSVFHSYTTPYKLPPWSVCSGLDSFTQECMEEKSFFCRVSVGKHHENEIRYQPFRMTPYLVKVQEQQGTESQLCCLLLAERVHSGYEAPRIPPEKRIFTTTHTPNCLFQDVDERAVPLLGYLPQDLIETPLLVQLHPSDRPLMLAIHKKILQAGGQPFDYSPIRFRTRNGEYITLDTSWSSFINPWSRKISFIIGRHKVRVGPLNEDVFATSPCPEEKTPHPSVQELTEQIHRLLMQPVSHSGSSGYGSLGSNGSHEHLMSQTSSSDSNGHEESHRKRSGIFKNGGKIQTKSHFSHESGEQKETSVAEMQSSPPVQVKAATAVERASSGTSFPKAVFPEELAYKNQPPCSYQQISCLDSVIRYLESCSEAATLKRKCEFPANIPSRKATVSPGLHSAEVTRHSKVTSRTEVSAHLSSLTLPGKAESVVSLTSQCSYSSTIVHVGDKKPQPELETVEDVASGPESLDGAAGGLSQEKGPLQKLGLTKEVLAAHTQREEQGFLQRFREVSRLGALQAHCQNYLQERSRAQASERAAPGLRNTSGVESSWKKTGKNRKLKSKRVKTQDSSESTGSGGPVSHRPPLVGLNATAWSPSDTSQSSCPSAPFPTSVPAYPLPVFQAPGIVPTPGTLVAPPAAAHPGFPMPVVPMGTHPDFTVQPLPFAAPLAPVMAFMLPSYPFPPATPNLPQAFFPSQPHFPAHPTLASEIAPASQAEFPSRTSMLRQPCTCPVTPPAGTVASGRASPPLFQSRGSSPLQLNLLQLEEAPESSIGATGTLGTPGTAASGLDCTAGTSRDRQPKTPPTCNEPSDTHNSDAISTSSDLLNLLLGEDLCSATGSALSRSGASATSDSLGSSSLGCDASRSGAGGSDTSHTSKYFGSIDSSENNHKAKMITDTEESEQFIKYVLQDPIWLLMANTDDSIMMTYQLPSRDLQSVLKEDREKLKVLQRSQPRFTEDQRRELREVHPWVQTGGLPAAIDVTECAYCESEGKDNIGLPYEEDSPALGLSDASEAKEEESGQLTSPRKEAQT